A portion of the Bifidobacterium lemurum genome contains these proteins:
- the glmM gene encoding phosphoglucosamine mutase, translated as MPKMFGTDGVRGLANRDLTAQLALDLGDAAVRVLGDSGTKDDQPEGRRRALVGRDTRVSGDFLAAALSAGMSAGGFDVIDAGIIPTPGVAYLTSVLNVEMGAVISASHNAMPDNGIKFFARGGFKLPDSKEEQIEAVLGQDWDRPTGAGVGRVSHDTVTATNLYIDHLVSTIAPVQADKSQPTPLKGLKIVADCANGATSVVAPEALRRAGAEVVVINASPDGYNINKNAGSTHPEQLQAMVKASDAMMGVAFDGDADRCLAVDEDGNMVNGDQIMGILARAKKNEGTLAHDTLVITVMSNLGLKLALKDMGIKTVETGVGDRYVLEEMLRGGYTLGGEQSGHVINREFATTGDGTLTALMLCNEVMRSGKSLKALAADFPQLPQTLVNVPNVDKAAADTNAAVQAAVAREEELLGGTGRVLLRPSGTEPLVRVMAEAATQEMADEVCARLAQVVADELAL; from the coding sequence ATGCCGAAGATGTTTGGAACCGATGGCGTGCGCGGACTGGCGAATCGCGATCTGACGGCGCAGTTGGCGCTGGATCTGGGCGACGCGGCGGTGCGAGTGCTGGGCGATTCGGGCACGAAGGACGACCAGCCCGAAGGCCGCCGTCGCGCGTTGGTCGGCCGCGACACCCGCGTCTCCGGCGACTTTCTGGCCGCCGCCCTGTCCGCCGGCATGAGCGCCGGCGGTTTCGACGTGATCGACGCGGGCATCATCCCCACGCCCGGCGTGGCGTATCTGACCTCCGTGCTGAACGTGGAGATGGGCGCGGTGATCTCCGCCTCCCACAACGCCATGCCGGACAACGGCATCAAGTTCTTCGCGCGCGGCGGTTTCAAACTGCCCGACAGCAAGGAGGAGCAGATCGAGGCGGTGCTCGGCCAGGATTGGGACCGTCCGACCGGCGCGGGCGTGGGCCGCGTGAGCCATGACACCGTGACCGCCACCAACCTGTACATCGACCATCTGGTCTCCACCATCGCCCCGGTGCAGGCCGACAAAAGCCAGCCGACGCCGCTGAAGGGATTGAAGATCGTCGCCGACTGCGCGAACGGCGCCACCTCGGTGGTCGCCCCCGAAGCGCTGCGCCGCGCGGGCGCCGAAGTGGTGGTGATCAACGCCTCGCCGGACGGCTACAACATCAACAAGAACGCCGGATCCACGCATCCCGAGCAGCTGCAGGCCATGGTCAAAGCCTCGGATGCGATGATGGGCGTGGCCTTCGACGGCGACGCCGACCGTTGCCTCGCGGTGGACGAGGACGGCAATATGGTCAACGGCGACCAGATCATGGGCATTCTCGCCCGCGCCAAGAAGAACGAGGGCACGCTCGCGCACGACACGCTGGTCATCACCGTGATGAGCAACCTCGGCCTCAAACTCGCGCTGAAGGACATGGGCATCAAGACGGTGGAGACCGGCGTGGGCGATCGTTACGTGCTGGAGGAGATGCTGCGCGGCGGCTACACGCTCGGCGGCGAACAGTCCGGCCATGTGATCAACCGCGAGTTCGCCACCACCGGCGACGGCACGCTGACCGCGCTGATGCTGTGCAACGAGGTGATGAGGTCGGGCAAGAGCCTGAAAGCCCTCGCCGCCGACTTCCCCCAGCTGCCGCAGACGCTGGTGAATGTGCCGAATGTCGACAAGGCCGCCGCGGACACGAACGCCGCCGTGCAGGCCGCGGTCGCGCGCGAGGAGGAGCTGTTGGGCGGCACCGGACGCGTGCTGCTGCGCCCCTCCGGCACCGAGCCGTTGGTGCGCGTGATGGCCGAGGCCGCCACGCAGGAGATGGCCGACGAGGTGTGCGCCCGCCTGGCGCAGGTGGTCGCCGACGAACTCGCGCTGTAA
- a CDS encoding peptide deformylase, which translates to MFGRNSKVDLALNRDVEKLIATGGKDRILPIVQAGEPVLRQVTVPYAGQLSKHTLSKLIETMRSTMIEAPGVGLAATQIGLGLSIAVLEDHMREEDEGDSREMAELPFRVIINPSYEPVGEQTTSFYEGCLSFDGYQAVRRRWLDIIAEWDDENGERHKERMHGWPARIFQHETDHLSGELYIDKAEIRSLTTYENLEDFWCDDPVPTLAASELGFDL; encoded by the coding sequence ATGTTTGGCAGGAACAGCAAAGTCGACCTCGCGCTCAACCGCGATGTGGAGAAGCTCATCGCGACCGGCGGCAAGGACCGGATCCTCCCCATCGTGCAGGCGGGGGAGCCGGTGCTCCGCCAAGTCACCGTGCCGTATGCGGGCCAGCTGAGCAAGCATACGCTGTCCAAACTCATCGAAACGATGCGCTCCACCATGATCGAGGCGCCGGGAGTGGGTCTGGCCGCCACGCAGATCGGTCTGGGATTGTCCATCGCCGTGCTCGAGGACCATATGCGCGAGGAGGACGAGGGCGATTCGCGCGAGATGGCGGAGCTTCCGTTCCGCGTGATCATCAACCCGAGCTACGAGCCGGTCGGAGAGCAGACCACCAGCTTCTACGAGGGGTGCCTGAGCTTCGACGGCTATCAGGCCGTGCGTAGGCGTTGGCTCGACATCATCGCGGAGTGGGATGACGAGAATGGGGAGCGCCACAAGGAGCGGATGCACGGATGGCCGGCGCGCATCTTCCAGCATGAGACCGACCATCTAAGCGGCGAGCTTTACATCGACAAGGCGGAGATCCGCTCCCTCACCACCTACGAGAACCTCGAGGACTTCTGGTGCGACGATCCCGTCCCCACCCTGGCGGCCTCGGAACTCGGCTTCGACCTGTGA
- a CDS encoding DNA polymerase III subunit epsilon, producing the protein MTQTAGGRRNQAVSEWLEQAKEDTDQWELVCPKDADGQPIDWRWVRSLDLAGGIGVGLAAVDNPQQNVHALLKRDYAVRDRVEAILAQTSTAFMTDFDRLVASYRLPRALAYANRRLNDEINLLLDRGVADGLWQVSYERQGRVTVPVLTAPAKVGDAPDTTDAGGAVNGECSDPAGMNLTLDVGESANGEGSVGDGMNSTFVDGGAAKGEDSVGLEEIQDRTARILNARAERRKAQRIQRESGAAGMARANLSGVASPGGASTFSPLSGNASSPLPGKSPSLLLENASSGTDAAAASSRSAPTGGSSPAAKQGDWRDVYLPGRDVDTVMGIDIETTGTDPARVYIIDVGFEFMNMASPRPADAPSGYVYEQPYYDAGDAYGQARLSFGVTPANARHGNGLIRDLTGIDVRERGSGEYRLFDEWPEAQTGLLARLTQQPYVAHNATFEHGFFMLNVAGYAEAYRAGRVTIIDTLPMSRQWDPGSAPDENHPYGDNTLEAYAKRQGALDPAHAERHLGLEDAHIMLVAMKRHLTTLRREGAGPWGASGRSGVGGKACGRRRW; encoded by the coding sequence ATGACACAGACAGCGGGCGGGCGGCGGAACCAAGCGGTATCGGAATGGCTGGAGCAGGCCAAGGAGGATACCGACCAGTGGGAACTGGTCTGCCCCAAGGATGCCGACGGACAGCCGATCGACTGGCGATGGGTGCGCTCGCTTGATCTGGCCGGCGGCATCGGCGTGGGATTGGCCGCTGTGGACAACCCGCAGCAGAACGTCCATGCCCTGCTGAAGCGCGATTACGCGGTGCGCGACCGTGTGGAGGCGATTCTCGCGCAGACGAGCACCGCGTTCATGACCGACTTCGACCGGCTGGTCGCCTCCTACCGGTTGCCACGCGCGCTCGCCTACGCGAACCGCCGCCTGAACGACGAGATCAATCTGCTGCTCGACCGCGGTGTGGCCGATGGGTTGTGGCAGGTGAGTTACGAGCGGCAGGGCCGCGTCACCGTGCCGGTGCTGACGGCGCCGGCCAAAGTCGGAGATGCGCCCGACACGACCGATGCCGGAGGAGCCGTCAATGGGGAATGTTCCGATCCTGCCGGCATGAACCTCACCCTCGATGTTGGAGAATCCGCTAATGGGGAAGGCTCCGTGGGCGACGGCATGAACTCCACCTTCGTCGACGGAGGGGCCGCCAAAGGGGAAGACTCCGTCGGTTTGGAGGAGATTCAGGACCGCACCGCGCGGATTCTCAACGCGCGCGCCGAACGCCGCAAGGCGCAGCGGATCCAACGCGAGTCCGGCGCGGCAGGCATGGCTCGGGCCAATCTTTCCGGTGTGGCGTCGCCGGGTGGCGCGTCCACATTCTCGCCTTTGTCCGGGAACGCATCCTCGCCTTTGCCAGGGAAATCACCTTCGCTGTTGCTTGAGAATGCATCCTCGGGCACGGACGCCGCCGCGGCGTCATCGCGGTCCGCGCCGACGGGCGGTTCCTCGCCCGCCGCCAAGCAGGGCGACTGGCGCGACGTCTACCTGCCCGGCCGTGACGTGGACACGGTGATGGGCATCGACATCGAAACCACCGGCACCGATCCGGCGCGCGTGTACATCATCGACGTCGGCTTCGAATTCATGAACATGGCCTCGCCTCGGCCCGCCGACGCCCCGTCCGGGTACGTCTACGAACAGCCGTATTACGATGCCGGCGACGCCTACGGGCAGGCGCGGCTGAGTTTCGGCGTGACGCCGGCCAACGCGAGGCACGGCAACGGGCTGATCCGCGATCTGACCGGCATCGACGTGCGCGAACGCGGCTCGGGGGAGTACCGGCTGTTCGACGAATGGCCCGAAGCGCAGACCGGCCTGCTCGCCCGTCTGACCCAGCAGCCGTATGTGGCGCACAACGCCACCTTCGAGCACGGCTTCTTCATGCTCAACGTGGCCGGCTATGCGGAGGCATACCGCGCCGGACGCGTCACCATCATCGACACGCTGCCGATGAGCCGGCAGTGGGACCCCGGTTCCGCCCCCGACGAGAATCATCCATACGGCGACAACACGTTGGAGGCCTACGCCAAACGCCAAGGGGCGCTCGACCCCGCGCATGCAGAGCGGCATCTGGGATTGGAGGACGCGCATATTATGCTCGTGGCGATGAAACGGCACCTGACGACGCTGCGGCGCGAAGGAGCGGGGCCGTGGGGCGCTTCGGGACGTTCCGGCGTCGGCGGCAAAGCCTGCGGGCGTCGTCGCTGGTAG
- the prfB gene encoding peptide chain release factor 2 yields MAEFDFSQAVADARAKYESIAKALDMDRLMAEIKDLEAQAAAPGLWDNPENAQKVTSKLSAAESQLKRLNSAVQRIDDVETLVELGREESDADTLAEAQEEIGRIQADLDSMEIQTLLDGEYDERSAVVTIRSGAGGVDAADFAQMLLRMYLRWCERNGFKAKVMDTSYAEEAGIKSATFQVDAPYAYGRMSVEGGTHRLVRISPFDNQGRRQTSFAAVEVVPLVEATDHIEIPDTEIRVDTYCASGPGGQGVNTTYSAVRITHLPTGIVVTMQDERSQIQNRAAAMAVLQSRLLVLRHEEEAKKKKELAGDIKASWGDQMRSYVLHPYQMVKDLRTGYETSQTQAVFDGDIDAFIEAGIRWRHEQRRAAED; encoded by the coding sequence ATGGCAGAATTTGATTTTTCCCAAGCGGTCGCCGACGCGCGCGCCAAGTACGAATCCATCGCCAAGGCGTTGGATATGGACCGGCTGATGGCCGAGATCAAGGATCTCGAGGCGCAGGCCGCCGCCCCCGGACTGTGGGACAACCCCGAAAACGCGCAGAAGGTGACCAGCAAGCTTTCCGCCGCCGAATCGCAGCTCAAGCGGCTCAATTCGGCCGTGCAGCGTATCGACGATGTGGAGACGCTGGTCGAGCTCGGCCGTGAGGAATCCGACGCCGACACGCTCGCCGAGGCGCAGGAGGAGATCGGCCGCATCCAGGCGGATCTCGACTCCATGGAGATCCAGACGCTGCTCGACGGCGAATACGACGAGCGTTCCGCGGTGGTGACCATCCGCTCCGGCGCCGGTGGCGTGGACGCCGCCGACTTCGCGCAGATGCTGCTGCGCATGTACCTGCGCTGGTGCGAGCGCAACGGCTTCAAAGCCAAGGTGATGGACACCTCGTACGCCGAGGAGGCGGGCATCAAGTCCGCCACCTTCCAAGTGGACGCGCCCTACGCCTACGGCCGTATGAGCGTGGAGGGCGGCACCCACCGTCTGGTGCGCATCTCGCCCTTCGACAACCAGGGCCGCCGCCAGACCAGCTTCGCCGCCGTCGAAGTGGTGCCGCTCGTCGAGGCGACCGACCATATCGAAATCCCCGACACCGAAATCCGCGTGGACACCTACTGCGCCTCCGGCCCCGGCGGCCAGGGCGTGAACACGACCTACTCGGCCGTGCGCATCACCCACCTGCCCACCGGCATCGTCGTGACCATGCAGGACGAGCGTTCGCAGATCCAGAACCGCGCCGCCGCCATGGCCGTGCTGCAGTCGCGACTGCTGGTGCTGCGCCATGAGGAGGAGGCGAAGAAGAAGAAGGAGCTCGCCGGCGACATCAAGGCCAGTTGGGGCGACCAGATGCGCTCCTACGTGCTGCACCCCTACCAGATGGTCAAGGATCTGCGCACCGGCTACGAAACCAGCCAGACCCAGGCCGTGTTCGACGGCGACATCGACGCGTTCATCGAAGCGGGCATCCGCTGGCGTCATGAACAGCGACGGGCCGCCGAGGACTAA
- the ftsE gene encoding cell division ATP-binding protein FtsE, protein MALISLSQVSKIYPRGTRPALDTVDLNIERGDFVFLVGASGSGKTTLLSLLLREEEATDGEIRVAGNDLRRISDRQVPQYRRSIGFVFQDYKLLNNKTVWQNVAFALEVLGTRRSAIKSLVPKVLATVGLTGKERNYPHELSGGEQQRVAIARAYVNHPQILLADEPTGNLDPTTSLGIMEVLDAINRTGTTIVMATHNEEIVNSMRKRVVELHNGKIVRDEAHGSYDSALYFPDSQVEANAVKVMESERSEAIEAAPAGGIAENVEGDAAAAVSQPDYERDEGIARLANSMHSGRTGRYGEAFAPLEDTLTWGKGLKLDEYQRAQESGSGFAPSVETTTTEGTGLSVPDVAVPEMTASEPPALAEPVESVESAGVSDPDETDASTAQQSASAEPVGPAAPPASAAVPLPPAPPAPPMPPAAARSAQNEEQQS, encoded by the coding sequence ATGGCACTCATCTCGTTGAGCCAGGTGAGCAAGATCTATCCGAGGGGCACGCGTCCAGCGCTCGATACCGTTGATTTGAACATCGAGCGCGGGGACTTCGTGTTCCTGGTCGGTGCCTCCGGCTCCGGCAAAACCACGCTGCTGAGCCTGCTGTTGCGCGAGGAGGAGGCCACCGACGGCGAGATCCGCGTGGCGGGCAATGACCTGCGCCGCATCTCCGACCGTCAGGTGCCGCAGTACCGCCGCTCCATCGGCTTCGTGTTCCAGGACTACAAGCTGCTCAACAACAAAACCGTGTGGCAGAACGTGGCGTTCGCGCTGGAGGTGCTCGGCACCCGCCGCTCCGCCATCAAGTCGCTGGTGCCCAAGGTGCTGGCCACGGTGGGACTGACCGGCAAGGAGAGGAACTATCCGCACGAGCTGTCCGGCGGCGAGCAGCAGCGCGTGGCGATCGCCCGCGCGTATGTGAACCATCCGCAGATTCTGCTGGCCGACGAGCCCACCGGCAATCTCGACCCGACCACCTCGCTGGGCATCATGGAGGTGCTGGACGCGATCAACCGCACCGGAACCACCATCGTGATGGCCACGCATAACGAGGAGATCGTCAATTCGATGCGCAAACGCGTGGTGGAGCTGCACAACGGCAAAATCGTGCGCGACGAGGCCCATGGCTCGTATGATTCCGCGCTGTACTTCCCCGATTCCCAAGTGGAGGCCAACGCCGTCAAGGTGATGGAATCCGAGCGGTCCGAGGCGATCGAGGCCGCGCCTGCGGGCGGAATCGCCGAAAACGTCGAAGGCGATGCGGCTGCGGCGGTCTCGCAGCCGGATTACGAGCGCGACGAGGGCATCGCCCGTCTGGCCAACTCCATGCATTCGGGCCGCACCGGACGTTACGGCGAGGCGTTCGCGCCGCTGGAGGACACGCTGACCTGGGGCAAGGGATTGAAACTCGACGAGTATCAGCGCGCGCAGGAGAGCGGTTCCGGATTCGCGCCGTCCGTCGAAACGACCACGACCGAGGGGACCGGTCTGTCGGTGCCTGACGTGGCCGTGCCTGAGATGACCGCCTCTGAGCCACCTGCGTTGGCTGAGCCGGTTGAATCGGTTGAATCGGCCGGGGTGTCGGACCCGGACGAGACGGATGCGTCGACCGCCCAGCAGTCGGCATCGGCCGAGCCGGTCGGTCCGGCCGCGCCGCCCGCCTCCGCCGCGGTTCCCCTTCCTCCCGCGCCGCCGGCCCCGCCGATGCCGCCGGCCGCCGCCCGTAGCGCCCAGAACGAGGAGCAGCAGTCATGA
- the ftsX gene encoding permease-like cell division protein FtsX, whose translation MRMRFILSETWTSLKRNVPMILSVMLVTFISFVFIGAAVLTQAQIVKAKGDWYDRVEVVVWLCPDGTSQSANCASGVSPTASEINELQQTIRDELSDVVEDITYVSKQEFYDDTFTQQYPNGEYQGRTLTADDMQDSLWLKLSDPEKYQIVSEVLSSRDGVEEVTDQRQIFEPVFAVLNRATAVTIGLAAVMVLVAIMLTGTTIRMSAASRRTETEIMRLVGASNWTIRMPFVLEGVLASLVGSVLSCLMLSVIVRVFIEGWLAESISWIPYVNQWTVLMISPFLILGAILLSIIASTISLRRYLKT comes from the coding sequence ATGAGAATGCGTTTTATCCTGTCGGAAACCTGGACCAGTCTGAAGCGCAATGTGCCGATGATCCTGTCGGTGATGCTGGTCACCTTCATCTCCTTCGTGTTCATCGGCGCGGCCGTGCTCACGCAGGCGCAGATCGTCAAGGCGAAGGGCGACTGGTATGACAGGGTCGAGGTCGTGGTCTGGCTGTGCCCGGACGGCACCAGCCAGTCGGCGAACTGCGCGTCGGGAGTCTCCCCGACAGCCTCCGAGATCAACGAACTGCAGCAGACCATCCGCGACGAGCTTTCGGACGTGGTCGAGGACATCACCTATGTGAGCAAGCAGGAGTTCTACGACGACACCTTCACCCAGCAGTACCCGAACGGCGAATACCAGGGCCGCACGCTCACCGCGGACGACATGCAGGATTCGCTGTGGCTCAAACTCAGCGACCCCGAGAAATACCAGATCGTCTCCGAGGTGCTGTCCAGCCGAGACGGCGTCGAGGAGGTGACCGACCAGCGGCAGATCTTCGAACCGGTGTTCGCCGTGCTCAACCGCGCCACCGCCGTGACCATCGGTCTGGCCGCGGTGATGGTGCTGGTCGCCATCATGCTCACTGGCACGACGATCCGCATGTCCGCGGCTTCGCGCCGGACCGAAACGGAGATCATGCGCCTGGTGGGCGCCTCGAACTGGACGATTCGCATGCCCTTCGTGCTGGAGGGCGTGCTGGCCTCGCTGGTGGGATCCGTGCTCTCCTGCCTGATGTTGTCGGTGATCGTGCGCGTGTTCATCGAAGGATGGCTGGCCGAGTCGATCAGCTGGATTCCCTATGTGAATCAGTGGACCGTGCTGATGATCTCGCCGTTCCTGATCCTCGGCGCGATTCTGCTGTCGATCATCGCCTCGACCATCTCGCTGCGGCGCTACCTCAAGACCTGA
- a CDS encoding CHAP domain-containing protein gives MRTYARVIRRSAAALAAAGLCAMGLMVVAPAPEAHADTYSDLVNAQNQHASSAQREAELRSQLAGVNEDLAEKIIQLDNLTNTQIPAAQEKVTQANEDAASAQSEADAAAERLAAAQKDKEDLEAQIEQTGEDYDDAHAAVAQLAREDMHGSDTSDLMSVVTGSTSTEEFINSMQSRDALSRNEANAASSAAVTLNTSMNRSERLAAIEKQISELKTKADEKAATAQTAATTAQQERDELDALRQQGEEQRAELESMQDQLDSEAAQQAAQTVLLQSQIDSYNRQWQQEQAAASGTVNGGSQGSTGGNTGGNTGGNTGGSTGGSTGGSTGGSTSGSTSSGQGTSYGDYGNAYVAGQCTYWAYERRRQMGIGTPSYLGNGGDWYKTAPSYGLRVDHNPEVGAALSFLPGQDGADGFYGHVAVVEAVYSDGTFLISEMNWGGPWIMHYRTLTNNGQYWFVH, from the coding sequence ATGAGAACCTACGCACGTGTGATTCGCCGATCCGCCGCGGCGCTGGCCGCCGCCGGCCTGTGCGCGATGGGGCTGATGGTGGTGGCCCCGGCTCCCGAAGCGCATGCCGACACCTACAGCGATCTGGTCAACGCGCAGAACCAGCATGCCTCCAGCGCCCAGCGTGAGGCCGAACTGCGCTCGCAGCTCGCCGGCGTGAACGAAGACCTCGCGGAGAAGATCATCCAACTGGACAATCTGACCAACACGCAGATCCCCGCCGCGCAGGAGAAGGTCACCCAGGCGAACGAGGACGCCGCCTCCGCCCAATCCGAGGCCGATGCCGCCGCCGAGCGTCTCGCCGCCGCGCAGAAGGACAAGGAGGATCTCGAGGCGCAGATCGAGCAGACCGGCGAGGACTACGATGACGCGCACGCGGCCGTGGCCCAGCTGGCCCGTGAGGACATGCACGGATCCGACACCTCGGATCTGATGAGCGTGGTCACCGGTTCCACCAGCACCGAGGAGTTCATCAACTCGATGCAGTCGCGTGACGCGCTCTCGCGCAACGAGGCGAACGCCGCCTCATCCGCCGCGGTGACATTGAACACGTCGATGAACCGCAGCGAGCGTCTTGCCGCCATCGAAAAGCAGATCAGCGAACTGAAGACCAAGGCCGACGAGAAGGCCGCGACCGCGCAGACCGCCGCCACCACGGCCCAGCAGGAGCGCGACGAACTGGACGCGCTGCGCCAGCAGGGCGAGGAACAGCGCGCCGAACTGGAAAGCATGCAGGACCAGCTGGACAGCGAGGCGGCCCAGCAGGCGGCGCAAACCGTGCTGCTGCAATCGCAGATCGACTCGTACAACCGTCAGTGGCAGCAGGAGCAGGCCGCGGCGTCCGGCACGGTCAATGGCGGCAGCCAGGGCAGCACCGGCGGCAATACCGGAGGAAACACCGGCGGCAATACCGGTGGCTCGACCGGAGGCAGCACCGGTGGTTCGACCGGTGGCTCCACGAGCGGCTCCACCAGCAGCGGCCAAGGCACCAGCTACGGCGACTACGGCAACGCCTACGTGGCCGGCCAGTGCACGTATTGGGCGTACGAACGCCGCCGCCAGATGGGCATCGGCACGCCGTCCTATTTGGGTAACGGCGGAGACTGGTATAAAACCGCGCCGAGCTACGGCCTTCGCGTGGACCACAATCCCGAGGTGGGCGCCGCGCTCTCCTTCCTGCCCGGCCAGGACGGTGCCGACGGCTTCTACGGCCATGTGGCCGTGGTGGAGGCCGTGTACAGCGACGGTACTTTCCTGATCTCCGAAATGAACTGGGGTGGCCCCTGGATCATGCACTACCGCACTCTGACCAACAACGGCCAGTACTGGTTCGTGCACTGA
- the smpB gene encoding SsrA-binding protein SmpB: MAKEQGVKPIAQNKKARHDYAIEDRYEAGLVLTGTEVKSLREGRASLAEAFITIDRRGEIWMEGANIPEYFNGTWNNHAPKRKRKLLLHAQQIAKLARQSEAKGYTIVPLSLYFKDGRAKVEIALARGKREFDKRQALREEQDKREALRAMRYANKRSR, encoded by the coding sequence ATGGCGAAGGAACAAGGCGTGAAGCCGATCGCGCAGAACAAGAAGGCGCGGCACGACTACGCCATCGAGGACCGGTACGAGGCCGGGCTGGTGCTCACCGGCACCGAGGTCAAATCTCTGCGCGAAGGGCGCGCCTCGCTGGCCGAGGCGTTCATCACCATCGACCGCCGCGGGGAGATCTGGATGGAAGGCGCCAACATCCCCGAATACTTCAACGGCACGTGGAACAACCACGCGCCCAAGCGCAAGCGCAAGCTGTTGCTGCACGCCCAGCAGATCGCCAAACTCGCGCGCCAATCCGAGGCCAAAGGCTACACGATCGTGCCGTTGAGCCTGTACTTCAAAGACGGCCGCGCCAAGGTCGAGATCGCGCTGGCGCGGGGCAAGCGCGAATTCGACAAGCGCCAGGCCCTGCGCGAGGAGCAGGACAAGCGTGAGGCCCTGCGCGCCATGCGCTACGCCAACAAGCGCTCCCGCTGA